A window from Cyprinus carpio isolate SPL01 unplaced genomic scaffold, ASM1834038v1 S000006753, whole genome shotgun sequence encodes these proteins:
- the LOC109051406 gene encoding myc target protein 1 homolog: MADNSTHPIVEILESFGLRDVILAFCLSMVVGLLLGALVYVMLIWMSRRRASATITRVPIHQSRSTTRSSSPRSRPGYSRHSSGYDQRSNNNLASAAFSFHRQTSPSLIDYGDSPGRKSSFRASTFHPLLQCSQIAREAEEGAQGSLPRTPILTTNPGAAGSTSTVSSMVTPPRARTRPDSFWGNSNLRALNAGQTPPPAYESIIRAYQETTT, translated from the exons ATGGCGGATAACAGCACTCATCCTATTGTGGAAATACTGGAGTCCTTCGGattga GGGATGTAATTCTGGCCTTCTGTCTTTCTATGGTTGTTGGTCTTCTGCTGGGAGCTCTGGTCTATGTGATGTTGATCTGGATGTCTCGTCGACGGGCATCAGCCACCATCACACGTGTACCCATTCACCAATCCCGCTCCACCACTCGTTCATCCTCGCCACGCTCTCGGCCAGGTTACAGTCGACACAGCAGTGGCTATGACCAACGCAGCAATAACAATCTGGCCAGCGCCGCCTTCTCCTTCCATCGGCAAACCTCACCCTCACTGATAGACTATGGTGACTCACCAGGACGCAAGTCGAGCTTCCGGGCCTCTACTTTTCATCCTCTTCTCCAGTGTAGCCAGATTGCTCGTGAGGCAGAAGAGGGTGCCCAAGGCAGCCTGCCACGGACCCCCATTCTCACTACCAACCCCGGGGCAGCCGGATCCACCAGCACTGTCAGTTCCATGGTCACTCCACCCCGGGCCAGAACCAGACCGGATTCCTTCTGGGGCAACAGCAATCTAAGGGCCTTAAATGCTGGCCAGACTCCACCACCTGCCTATGAGAGCATCATACGAGCCTACCAAGAGACGACCACGTGA